In the Brucella anthropi ATCC 49188 genome, one interval contains:
- the tpiA gene encoding triose-phosphate isomerase produces the protein MTPGIRPLVAGNWKMNGTGESLTELRAIAAGLSSDLGRKLDAVICVPATLLSRAAETLEGETVGLGGQDAHHKVSGAHTGDVSAEMLKEAGATHVIIGHSERRTDHHESNDTVRAKTEAAWAAGLIAIVCVGETADERKAERTLDVIGKQLAGSLPDGVNAANTIIAYEPVWAIGTGLTPTVQDVRAAHAFMREQLIERFGTKGAHLRLLYGGSVKPSNALELLGVADVDGALVGGASLKANDFLAICETYRNL, from the coding sequence ATGACTCCGGGAATCCGTCCGCTGGTTGCTGGCAACTGGAAGATGAATGGCACGGGAGAGTCCCTGACCGAATTGCGTGCGATTGCTGCCGGCCTGAGCTCCGATCTCGGCCGCAAGCTTGACGCCGTCATTTGTGTACCTGCGACGCTTCTTTCCCGCGCGGCGGAAACGCTCGAAGGCGAGACTGTTGGTCTCGGCGGTCAGGATGCTCACCATAAAGTGTCTGGCGCGCATACAGGCGATGTCTCTGCAGAAATGCTTAAGGAAGCGGGCGCTACGCATGTCATAATCGGTCATTCCGAACGCCGGACCGACCATCATGAAAGCAATGACACTGTTCGCGCCAAGACCGAGGCCGCATGGGCTGCCGGATTGATTGCAATCGTTTGCGTCGGCGAAACTGCCGATGAGCGCAAGGCGGAGCGTACTCTGGATGTAATCGGCAAGCAGCTTGCTGGCTCTTTGCCGGATGGCGTCAATGCCGCGAATACGATCATTGCTTACGAACCGGTTTGGGCAATCGGTACAGGGTTGACGCCAACAGTGCAGGACGTGCGTGCCGCTCATGCTTTCATGCGTGAGCAGCTAATTGAACGTTTCGGCACGAAAGGCGCACATCTTCGGCTGCTCTATGGCGGTTCGGTCAAGCCTTCAAACGCATTGGAATTGCTCGGCGTCGCGGATGTTGATGGTGCGCTTGTTGGTGGTGCGAGCTTGAAGGCGAACGATTTTCTCGCCATATGCGAAACCTATCGTAATTTGTAA
- the secG gene encoding preprotein translocase subunit SecG, translated as MQTVIIVIHLLIVLALVGVVLIQRSEGGGLGIGGGSGFMTARGAANALTRTTAILAIGFFATSLILGIMARYGEKPTDILNRIPAATGSQSAPAGGNGGGILNQLGGESSRPDANQTAPAAPGATAPATQPDATQPQAPVVPETPANPVPSSQ; from the coding sequence ATGCAGACCGTAATCATTGTCATTCATTTGTTGATCGTGCTGGCGCTTGTCGGCGTTGTGCTTATCCAGCGTTCTGAAGGCGGTGGCCTTGGCATTGGCGGCGGTTCGGGGTTCATGACGGCTCGCGGCGCAGCCAACGCACTGACCCGCACGACAGCCATTCTCGCGATCGGTTTCTTCGCGACCTCGCTTATTCTCGGCATCATGGCACGCTACGGCGAAAAGCCGACCGACATTCTCAACCGTATCCCGGCGGCAACCGGCAGTCAGTCAGCTCCGGCAGGCGGCAATGGCGGCGGTATCCTCAATCAGCTGGGTGGCGAGTCTTCGCGTCCTGACGCCAATCAGACTGCACCTGCAGCTCCAGGTGCTACAGCGCCGGCAACACAGCCCGACGCTACCCAGCCGCAGGCTCCGGTTGTTCCGGAAACCCCGGCCAACCCGGTTCCTAGCTCGCAGTAA
- a CDS encoding L,D-transpeptidase, protein MFSRRILMAGIATLCIGATAPAFATSPVSAEAQLNEAAASVQQVALSSDAKANPEKPKKKKASKSGNAVKANKYNIDPKFRAQEVAFTGYKPGTIVIDPKQRFLYLVETSTTARRYGIAVGKQGLEFKGTGTINAKREWPRWIPTKEMIERDPAHYGRFKNGMDGGPGNPLGSRALYLFQGNKDTYIRIHGTVQPWTIGSSASNGCFRMINEDVMDLYERVGLGTEVVVL, encoded by the coding sequence ATGTTTTCACGCCGTATTTTGATGGCAGGTATTGCAACTCTCTGCATCGGAGCGACCGCTCCTGCATTTGCAACTTCGCCGGTAAGCGCTGAAGCGCAGCTCAATGAAGCTGCTGCGTCTGTTCAGCAAGTTGCTCTCTCAAGCGATGCCAAGGCCAATCCTGAAAAGCCGAAGAAGAAAAAGGCTTCCAAGAGCGGCAATGCAGTTAAGGCCAATAAGTACAACATCGATCCGAAGTTCCGGGCGCAGGAAGTGGCTTTTACCGGCTATAAGCCTGGCACCATCGTGATCGACCCGAAGCAGCGTTTCCTTTACCTTGTTGAAACGTCGACGACTGCTCGCCGTTATGGCATCGCTGTCGGCAAGCAGGGATTGGAATTCAAGGGCACTGGAACAATCAACGCGAAGCGGGAGTGGCCGCGCTGGATTCCGACCAAGGAAATGATCGAGCGTGATCCGGCTCACTATGGTCGCTTCAAGAACGGTATGGATGGTGGTCCAGGCAACCCACTTGGTTCGCGCGCTCTGTACTTGTTTCAGGGCAACAAGGACACCTACATCCGCATTCATGGCACGGTACAGCCATGGACTATCGGTAGCTCGGCTTCCAACGGCTGCTTCCGCATGATCAATGAGGATGTGATGGATCTTTATGAGCGCGTCGGTCTGGGTACCGAAGTGGTTGTTCTCTGA
- a CDS encoding CTP synthase, whose product MARYVFITGGVVSSLGKGIAAAALAALLQARGYRVRIRKLDPYLNVDPGTMSPYQHGEVFVTDDGAETDLDLGHYERFTGRPANQQDNITTGRIYRNIIEKERRGDYLGATVQVIPHVTDEIKNFVLEGNEDYDFVLCEIGGTVGDIEAMPFLEAIRQLGNELPRGTAVYIHLTLMPYIPAAGELKTKPTQHSVKELRSIGIAPDILLVRADREIPESERRKLSLFCNVRESAVIQALDVATIYDVPIAYHKEGLDSEVLSAFGIDPAPKPRMDRWEEVSNRLHNPEGEVTIAIVGKYTGLKDAYKSLIEALYHGGLANKVKVNLDWIEAEVFESEDPAPYLEKVHGILVPGGFGERGAEGKILAAKFARERKVPYFGICFGMQMACIEAARNLVGIENASSTEFGPTKEPVVGLMTEWLKGNMLEKRASAGDLGGTMRLGAYEAALKSGSKIAEIYGSTDISERHRHRYEVNIDYKERLESAGLNFAGMSPDGVLPETVEYPDHPWFIGVQYHPELKSRPFEPHPLFASFIEAAIEQSRLV is encoded by the coding sequence ATGGCGCGATATGTATTCATCACTGGCGGCGTGGTTTCTTCCCTTGGAAAAGGCATAGCTGCCGCAGCACTGGCTGCACTCCTTCAGGCACGTGGTTACCGCGTGCGTATCCGTAAACTCGACCCTTATCTGAATGTCGATCCCGGCACGATGTCGCCTTACCAGCATGGTGAGGTGTTCGTCACTGACGATGGTGCCGAAACCGACCTTGATCTGGGCCATTACGAGCGGTTCACCGGTCGTCCTGCCAACCAGCAGGACAACATCACCACCGGCCGCATTTATCGGAATATCATCGAAAAGGAACGCCGCGGCGATTATCTCGGTGCGACGGTTCAGGTCATTCCGCATGTGACCGACGAGATCAAGAACTTCGTCCTTGAAGGCAACGAAGACTATGATTTCGTTCTTTGCGAAATCGGCGGCACGGTTGGCGACATCGAAGCCATGCCGTTCCTCGAAGCGATCCGTCAGCTTGGCAATGAACTGCCGCGCGGAACGGCAGTTTATATCCATCTGACCTTGATGCCGTATATTCCGGCAGCTGGTGAACTGAAGACCAAGCCGACCCAGCATTCGGTCAAGGAGCTGCGCTCTATCGGTATTGCTCCAGATATCCTTCTGGTCCGCGCCGATCGCGAGATTCCGGAATCAGAACGTCGCAAGCTGTCGTTGTTCTGTAATGTCCGCGAAAGCGCGGTCATTCAGGCGCTCGACGTAGCAACGATCTACGATGTGCCGATTGCCTACCATAAGGAAGGCCTTGATTCGGAAGTTCTGTCGGCATTCGGTATCGATCCGGCTCCGAAGCCCCGTATGGACCGCTGGGAAGAGGTCTCCAACCGCCTCCACAATCCAGAAGGCGAAGTGACCATCGCCATCGTCGGCAAATATACTGGCCTTAAAGATGCCTATAAGTCGCTGATCGAAGCGCTCTATCATGGTGGTCTTGCCAACAAGGTAAAAGTCAATCTCGACTGGATCGAGGCTGAAGTCTTCGAAAGCGAAGATCCGGCCCCATATCTGGAAAAGGTTCATGGCATTCTGGTGCCGGGCGGTTTCGGCGAACGTGGCGCGGAAGGCAAGATTCTTGCAGCGAAGTTCGCTCGTGAACGCAAGGTTCCTTACTTCGGTATCTGCTTTGGCATGCAAATGGCTTGCATTGAAGCAGCACGTAATCTCGTTGGTATCGAAAACGCATCTTCGACCGAGTTCGGTCCGACCAAGGAGCCGGTTGTTGGTCTCATGACCGAGTGGCTGAAGGGCAATATGCTCGAGAAGCGCGCTTCGGCTGGTGATCTTGGCGGTACAATGCGCCTTGGTGCATATGAAGCGGCGTTGAAGTCGGGCTCAAAGATTGCGGAAATCTACGGATCGACCGATATTTCCGAGCGCCATCGTCATCGCTATGAAGTCAATATCGACTACAAGGAACGTCTGGAATCTGCCGGGCTGAACTTCGCAGGCATGTCACCGGATGGTGTTCTGCCGGAAACAGTCGAATATCCTGACCACCCTTGGTTCATCGGCGTTCAGTACCATCCTGAACTGAAGTCTCGACCGTTCGAACCGCATCCGCTGTTTGCTTCCTTCATTGAAGCGGCAATCGAGCAGAGCCGTCTGGTCTGA
- the kdsA gene encoding 3-deoxy-8-phosphooctulonate synthase, with the protein MATANSSVKIGNVTFSNSAPFALIAGPCQMETREHAFDMAGRLKEMTDKLGIDLVYKSSFDKANRTSLKAERGIGLEKAMEVFADLKKEFGFPVLTDIHTEEQCAAVAPVVDVLQIPAFLCRQTDLLIAAAKTGRVVNVKKGQFLAPWDMKNVLSKITESGNPNVLATERGVSFGYNTLVSDMRSLPIMAGLGSPVVFDATHSVQQPGGHGGSSGGQREFVETLARAAVAVGVAGLFIETHQDPDNAPSDGPNMVPVDKMPALLEKLMAFDRIAKGL; encoded by the coding sequence ATGGCGACTGCCAATTCATCCGTAAAAATCGGAAACGTTACTTTTTCAAACAGTGCGCCGTTTGCCCTGATAGCGGGCCCGTGCCAGATGGAAACGCGTGAACACGCCTTCGATATGGCGGGCCGTCTCAAGGAGATGACCGATAAGCTCGGCATCGATCTTGTCTACAAGTCCAGCTTCGACAAGGCCAATCGCACATCCTTGAAGGCTGAGCGTGGAATCGGCCTCGAAAAGGCAATGGAAGTTTTTGCCGATCTCAAGAAGGAGTTCGGCTTTCCGGTGCTGACGGACATCCACACTGAAGAGCAGTGCGCCGCAGTTGCTCCCGTGGTCGATGTCCTGCAAATCCCGGCATTTCTCTGCCGCCAGACCGATCTGCTGATTGCTGCCGCAAAGACGGGACGTGTCGTGAATGTCAAGAAGGGCCAGTTTCTGGCGCCGTGGGACATGAAGAATGTTCTTTCCAAGATTACGGAAAGTGGCAATCCGAATGTGCTGGCGACCGAACGCGGTGTTTCGTTTGGCTATAATACGCTCGTTTCCGATATGCGTTCCTTGCCGATCATGGCAGGCCTTGGTTCACCGGTTGTGTTCGATGCGACTCACTCAGTACAGCAACCGGGCGGGCACGGTGGTTCGTCGGGTGGTCAGCGCGAATTCGTTGAGACACTGGCACGCGCAGCTGTAGCCGTTGGCGTTGCCGGGCTCTTCATCGAAACGCATCAGGATCCGGACAATGCCCCATCCGATGGTCCGAATATGGTGCCGGTGGATAAAATGCCCGCGCTCCTCGAAAAGCTGATGGCTTTCGATCGTATCGCGAAAGGGCTTTAA
- the eno gene encoding phosphopyruvate hydratase, with translation MTAIIDIVGREILDSRGNPTVEVDVVLEDGSFGRAAVPSGASTGAHEAVELRDGGSRYLGKGVEKAVEAVNGKIFDAIAGMDAESQLLIDQTMIELDGSANKGNIGANAILGVSLAVAKAAAQATGLPLYRYVGGANAHVLPVPMMNIINGGAHADNPIDFQEFMILPVGASSVREAVRYGSEVFHTLKKRLKDAGHNTNVGDEGGFAPNLKNAQAALDFIMESIEKAGFKPGEDIALGLDCAATEFFKDGNYVYEGERKTRDPKAQAKYLAKLASDYPIVTIEDGMAEDDWEGWKYLTDLIGDKCQLVGDDLFVTNSARLRDGIRMGVANSILVKVNQIGSLSETLDAVETAHKAGYTAVMSHRSGETEDSTIADLAVATNCGQIKTGSLARSDRTAKYNQLIRIEEELGKQARYAGRNALKFL, from the coding sequence ATGACTGCAATCATCGACATCGTCGGCCGCGAAATCCTCGACAGCCGCGGCAACCCGACCGTCGAAGTGGACGTTGTGCTTGAAGACGGCTCTTTCGGACGTGCTGCGGTTCCGTCTGGCGCATCGACTGGCGCGCATGAAGCTGTAGAATTGCGTGACGGTGGCAGCCGCTATCTCGGCAAGGGTGTGGAAAAGGCCGTCGAAGCTGTCAATGGCAAGATTTTTGACGCTATTGCGGGCATGGATGCGGAAAGCCAGCTGCTTATCGACCAGACGATGATCGAGCTTGACGGCTCGGCCAACAAGGGCAACATCGGTGCCAACGCAATTCTGGGTGTTTCGCTTGCAGTTGCCAAGGCTGCGGCTCAGGCAACGGGTCTCCCACTTTACCGCTACGTTGGTGGCGCAAATGCCCATGTTCTGCCGGTCCCCATGATGAATATCATCAATGGCGGTGCACATGCTGACAATCCGATTGATTTCCAGGAATTCATGATTCTGCCGGTGGGGGCTTCGTCCGTTCGTGAAGCTGTTCGTTATGGCTCGGAAGTTTTCCATACCCTCAAAAAGCGTCTGAAGGATGCCGGTCACAACACCAATGTTGGCGATGAAGGCGGCTTTGCTCCTAATCTGAAGAATGCCCAGGCTGCGCTCGACTTCATTATGGAATCGATCGAAAAGGCCGGTTTCAAGCCGGGTGAAGATATTGCTCTTGGCCTCGACTGCGCTGCGACCGAATTCTTCAAGGACGGTAATTACGTCTATGAAGGCGAGCGCAAGACGCGCGATCCAAAGGCTCAGGCCAAGTATCTCGCCAAGCTCGCCAGCGACTATCCTATCGTCACTATCGAAGATGGTATGGCTGAAGACGACTGGGAAGGTTGGAAGTACCTCACCGATCTTATTGGCGACAAGTGCCAACTCGTTGGTGACGACCTGTTCGTCACCAATTCCGCTCGTCTCCGTGACGGTATTCGTATGGGCGTTGCCAACTCGATTCTCGTCAAGGTCAACCAGATCGGATCGCTGTCTGAAACGCTCGACGCGGTCGAAACAGCTCATAAGGCTGGCTATACTGCCGTCATGTCGCATCGTTCGGGTGAAACCGAGGATTCGACGATTGCCGATCTCGCGGTTGCTACCAACTGTGGTCAGATCAAGACTGGCTCGCTGGCCCGTTCGGACCGTACGGCCAAGTACAATCAGCTTATCCGTATCGAGGAAGAACTTGGCAAGCAGGCCCGCTATGCAGGTCGCAACGCACTGAAGTTCCTCTGA
- a CDS encoding DUF1428 domain-containing protein has product MAYIEGFVVAVPKANKELYRKHAAEAAVLFKEFGVTRMVEAWGDDVPDGKVTDFRRAVKAEADEEVVFSWFEYPDKATRDAANSKMMSDPRMKAMGDQMPFDGKRMIMGGFSTIVDV; this is encoded by the coding sequence ATGGCTTATATCGAAGGATTTGTTGTCGCCGTCCCCAAGGCGAACAAGGAACTCTATCGCAAGCATGCCGCCGAAGCTGCTGTATTATTCAAGGAGTTTGGCGTGACGCGTATGGTCGAAGCATGGGGGGATGATGTGCCGGATGGCAAGGTCACCGATTTTCGACGTGCGGTTAAGGCTGAGGCCGACGAGGAGGTTGTTTTCTCCTGGTTCGAATATCCCGACAAGGCAACGCGCGACGCTGCAAATAGCAAAATGATGAGTGATCCGCGTATGAAGGCGATGGGTGACCAGATGCCATTCGACGGCAAGCGCATGATCATGGGCGGGTTTTCCACAATTGTAGACGTTTGA
- a CDS encoding FtsB family cell division protein produces MWTKQKRKSIRGRFVLPILTAAFLSYFGFHAYHGEYGLYSRIQLEEQKSLLAKQLEQVTADRNALEKRVTLLRDGSIEKDMLDEQARRALNLSHPDEVTIITSREDRSN; encoded by the coding sequence ATGTGGACCAAGCAGAAGCGTAAATCGATCCGTGGGCGTTTTGTGTTGCCCATTCTGACGGCTGCATTTCTGAGTTACTTCGGCTTTCACGCCTATCACGGCGAATATGGTCTCTACTCCCGTATCCAGCTGGAAGAGCAGAAAAGTCTTCTGGCCAAGCAGCTTGAACAGGTGACGGCAGATCGCAACGCGCTCGAAAAACGAGTCACGCTTTTGCGCGACGGTTCCATTGAGAAGGATATGCTTGACGAGCAGGCACGCAGAGCGCTTAATCTCTCCCATCCCGATGAAGTGACAATTATCACCTCCAGGGAAGACCGTTCAAATTAA
- the pdhA gene encoding pyruvate dehydrogenase (acetyl-transferring) E1 component subunit alpha, protein MAPRAKKSPASKTQASSVTAPKAPAPVNFDKKQELDAYREMLLIRRFEEKAGQLYGMGFIGGFCHLYIGQEAVVVGMQMALKEGDQVITAYRDHGHMLAAGMSARGVMAELTGRRSGLSKGKGGSMHMFSKEKNFYGGHGIVGAQVSLGTGLAFANRYRDNDNVTLTYFGDGASNQGQVYESFNMASLWKLPVVYIIENNRYAMGTSVSRSSAETDFSKRGLSFNIPGIQVDGMDVRAVKAAADLAVEWTRSGKGPIILDMQTYRYRGHSMSDPAKYRSKEEVQKMRSEHDPIEQVKQRLIDKGWATEEELKEIDKDVRDIVADSADFAQNDPEPDASELYTDILL, encoded by the coding sequence ATGGCACCGAGGGCTAAAAAGTCGCCTGCTAGCAAAACGCAGGCGTCTTCTGTGACTGCACCCAAGGCACCTGCACCTGTGAACTTCGACAAGAAGCAGGAGCTGGACGCTTATCGCGAAATGCTGTTGATCCGGCGTTTCGAAGAAAAAGCCGGCCAGCTTTATGGCATGGGCTTCATTGGAGGCTTCTGCCACCTTTATATCGGCCAGGAGGCCGTGGTGGTCGGCATGCAGATGGCGCTGAAGGAAGGTGATCAGGTAATCACCGCCTATCGCGATCATGGTCATATGCTTGCAGCTGGCATGAGCGCGCGCGGCGTGATGGCTGAACTGACCGGACGTCGCAGCGGCCTTTCCAAGGGCAAGGGCGGCTCCATGCACATGTTCTCCAAAGAGAAGAACTTCTACGGCGGTCATGGTATCGTCGGTGCGCAGGTTTCGCTCGGCACAGGCCTTGCATTCGCGAATCGCTATCGCGACAACGACAATGTAACGCTGACCTATTTCGGCGATGGCGCTTCCAATCAGGGTCAGGTCTACGAAAGCTTCAACATGGCATCGCTATGGAAGCTGCCGGTAGTCTACATCATCGAGAACAACCGCTACGCCATGGGCACATCGGTTTCGCGCTCGTCCGCAGAAACGGACTTCTCGAAGCGCGGTCTCTCTTTCAATATTCCGGGTATCCAGGTAGATGGCATGGACGTTCGTGCGGTCAAGGCTGCTGCCGATCTGGCCGTGGAATGGACGCGTTCCGGCAAGGGGCCGATCATTCTCGACATGCAGACCTACCGTTACCGCGGTCACTCCATGTCGGATCCGGCAAAGTATCGTTCGAAGGAAGAAGTGCAGAAGATGCGCTCCGAGCATGATCCGATCGAACAGGTCAAGCAGCGTCTGATCGACAAGGGTTGGGCAACCGAGGAAGAGCTGAAGGAAATCGACAAGGATGTCCGCGACATTGTCGCTGATTCTGCTGATTTCGCTCAAAACGATCCGGAGCCGGATGCATCCGAGCTCTACACGGATATTCTGCTCTAA
- a CDS encoding pyruvate dehydrogenase complex E1 component subunit beta, producing the protein MPVEILMPALSPTMEEGKLSKWLKKEGDKVTSGDVIAEIETDKATMEVEAVDEGTIGKILVDEGTEGVKVNTPIAVLLGDGESASDIGSAPAAKAEAPSSEAKEEPKAEEKKADSVPAAPKAPALEVASDPDIPAGTEMVSTTVREALRDAMAEEMRRDPNVFVMGEEVAEYQGAYKVTQGLLDEFGSKRVVDTPITEHGFAGVGVGAAFAGLRPIVEFMTFNFAMQAIDQIVNSAAKTLYMSGGQMGAPMVFRGPSGAAARVAAQHSQCYAAWYSHIPGLKVVMPYTAADAKGLLKAAIRDPNPVIFLENEILYGHHFDVPKLDDFVLPIGKARIHKQGKDATIVSFGIGMTYAVKAAEELAQQGIDVEIIDLRTIRPMDIPTVVESVKKTGRLVTVEEGFPQSSVGTEIATRVMQQAFDYLDAPILTIAGKDVPMPYAANLEKLALPTVAEVVEAVKAVTYTA; encoded by the coding sequence ATGCCCGTAGAAATTCTCATGCCCGCACTTTCCCCAACCATGGAAGAGGGCAAGCTCTCCAAATGGCTGAAGAAAGAAGGCGACAAGGTTACGTCCGGCGATGTGATCGCCGAAATTGAAACCGACAAGGCGACGATGGAAGTCGAAGCTGTCGATGAAGGCACGATCGGCAAAATTCTTGTCGATGAAGGCACCGAAGGCGTGAAGGTCAATACGCCGATTGCCGTGCTTCTCGGTGACGGTGAAAGCGCTTCCGACATCGGTTCTGCTCCGGCGGCCAAAGCCGAGGCACCATCGAGCGAAGCCAAGGAAGAGCCAAAAGCCGAAGAGAAGAAGGCTGATTCTGTTCCGGCTGCTCCAAAGGCTCCAGCACTCGAAGTCGCGTCCGACCCGGACATCCCGGCTGGCACCGAAATGGTTTCCACGACAGTTCGTGAAGCGCTTCGTGATGCTATGGCCGAAGAAATGCGCCGTGATCCGAATGTTTTCGTGATGGGCGAAGAAGTCGCCGAATATCAGGGCGCTTACAAGGTAACGCAGGGACTTCTCGACGAATTCGGTTCCAAGCGTGTTGTCGATACTCCGATCACCGAACATGGTTTTGCCGGTGTAGGTGTTGGCGCGGCTTTTGCGGGTCTGCGTCCGATCGTTGAATTCATGACCTTTAACTTTGCCATGCAGGCAATCGACCAGATCGTGAACTCTGCTGCCAAGACGCTTTATATGTCCGGTGGACAGATGGGCGCTCCGATGGTCTTCCGTGGCCCATCCGGTGCTGCTGCACGCGTTGCTGCCCAGCACTCGCAGTGCTATGCGGCCTGGTACAGCCACATTCCGGGTCTCAAGGTCGTCATGCCGTACACGGCAGCCGACGCCAAGGGCTTGCTGAAGGCTGCCATTCGCGATCCGAATCCGGTGATCTTCCTCGAAAACGAAATCCTGTACGGTCATCATTTCGATGTGCCGAAGCTTGACGATTTCGTGCTGCCGATTGGCAAGGCCCGCATTCACAAGCAGGGCAAAGACGCCACCATTGTTTCGTTCGGTATCGGCATGACCTACGCCGTCAAGGCGGCTGAAGAGCTGGCCCAGCAGGGTATTGATGTTGAAATCATCGATCTGCGCACGATCCGCCCGATGGATATTCCGACTGTCGTCGAATCAGTCAAGAAGACTGGCCGACTGGTGACTGTGGAAGAAGGTTTCCCGCAGTCGTCCGTTGGTACGGAAATCGCCACCCGCGTCATGCAGCAGGCTTTCGATTATCTCGATGCGCCGATCCTGACCATTGCTGGTAAGGATGTTCCGATGCCTTATGCGGCAAATCTGGAAAAGCTGGCGCTGCCGACTGTCGCCGAAGTGGTCGAAGCGGTGAAAGCCGTTACCTATACCGCGTAA
- a CDS encoding pyruvate dehydrogenase complex dihydrolipoamide acetyltransferase, with the protein MPINITMPALSPTMEEGNLSKWLVKEGDKIAPGDVIAEIETDKATMEVEAVDEGTIAKLVVPAGSEGVKVNALIAILAEEGEDVAAAAKGAASAPNTEAKVEAPKEEPKPAAAPAAVPAPAKAEQPAAANKGDRVFASPLARRIAKESGVDIAAVKGTGPHGRVVQRDVEAALASGGAKAAAPKAEAASAAAPKPMSDEAVLKLFEEGTYEIVPHDGMRKTIARRLVESKQTVPHFYLTIDCELDALLALRSQINAAAPMIKTEKGEVPAYKLSVNDLVIKAVALALRDIPEANVSWTEGGMVKHKRADVGVAVSIPGGLITPIVRQSDSKTLSAISNEMKDLAKRARDRKLKPEEYQGGSTSVSNLGMFGVKDFAAIINPPHATIFAIGAGEQRAVVKNGEIKVATVMSVTLSTDHRAVDGALAAELAQAFKRHIENPMGMLV; encoded by the coding sequence ATGCCGATCAATATCACCATGCCAGCGCTTTCTCCGACGATGGAAGAAGGCAACCTGTCGAAATGGCTGGTCAAGGAAGGCGACAAGATCGCTCCTGGCGATGTTATTGCTGAAATCGAGACCGACAAGGCCACGATGGAAGTGGAAGCTGTGGACGAGGGCACGATTGCCAAGCTCGTGGTTCCCGCTGGCTCCGAAGGCGTCAAGGTCAATGCGCTGATCGCTATCCTCGCCGAAGAAGGCGAGGACGTGGCGGCTGCCGCAAAGGGCGCGGCTTCGGCTCCGAACACAGAAGCAAAGGTCGAGGCTCCCAAGGAAGAGCCGAAGCCAGCTGCAGCTCCTGCAGCGGTGCCTGCACCAGCCAAGGCAGAGCAGCCCGCTGCTGCGAATAAGGGTGACCGCGTGTTTGCGTCGCCGCTTGCACGCCGTATCGCCAAGGAATCCGGTGTCGATATCGCCGCTGTGAAGGGTACCGGTCCGCACGGCCGTGTCGTTCAGCGCGATGTGGAAGCTGCTCTGGCTTCCGGTGGTGCCAAGGCTGCTGCGCCGAAGGCGGAAGCTGCCTCTGCTGCCGCACCGAAGCCGATGTCGGATGAAGCCGTTCTCAAGCTCTTTGAGGAAGGCACTTACGAGATTGTTCCTCACGATGGTATGCGCAAAACCATTGCCCGCCGTCTGGTGGAATCGAAGCAGACTGTTCCGCATTTCTATCTGACGATTGATTGCGAACTGGATGCACTTCTGGCTCTGCGTTCGCAGATCAATGCAGCCGCACCGATGATCAAGACTGAAAAGGGTGAGGTTCCGGCCTACAAGCTTTCTGTCAACGATCTGGTGATCAAGGCTGTTGCTCTTGCACTGCGTGACATTCCTGAAGCCAATGTCTCTTGGACTGAAGGCGGTATGGTCAAGCACAAGCGTGCTGATGTCGGCGTTGCAGTCTCCATTCCGGGCGGTCTGATTACTCCAATCGTGCGTCAGTCGGACTCGAAGACGCTGTCCGCTATCTCCAATGAGATGAAGGACCTTGCCAAGCGTGCGCGTGATCGCAAGCTGAAGCCTGAAGAATATCAGGGCGGTTCGACCTCCGTGTCCAACCTTGGCATGTTTGGCGTGAAGGACTTTGCCGCGATCATCAATCCGCCGCATGCGACCATTTTCGCAATCGGCGCAGGTGAACAGCGTGCAGTGGTCAAGAACGGTGAAATCAAGGTTGCGACCGTTATGTCTGTAACCCTTTCAACCGATCATCGTGCCGTCGACGGCGCGTTGGCTGCTGAACTTGCACAGGCCTTCAAGCGTCACATCGAAAACCCGATGGGTATGCTGGTCTGA